In the Clostridium gelidum genome, TCAAAATTATCGCCTTCTGCTCTTAAAACTTCTACTGTATCACCATTTAAAACTTTATTTTTATGCTCAATAGTAGCTGTTTTTGTTTCTTCATCGTATGCTCTTACAATTCCAACTATATCAGCATTTCTTATATATCCAGAATCTTCATATACTTGTTCATTGTTTTGTCCATAATAAAAACCTGTATGATATTGTCTATGACTTACATTATTCAAATTTTCAATCCATTTTGGATCAAACTTATAATTTTCAGGATCTTTCATATATGCGTCTACAGCTTGCTTATATGATTTAACCACAGCTGCTACATAATATAAGCTTTTCATTCTGCCTTCTATCTTAAGTGAGTATACTCCTGCATTAATAACATCATCAATATGTTCAATCATACATAAATCTTTAGAATTCATTATATATGTTCCATTTTCATCTTCAACTATAGGATAATATTCTCCAGGTCTTTTTTCTTCGACCAAACTATAGTTATATCTGCATGGTTGAGCACAAGCGCCTCTGTTGGCATCTCTTCCTACCATATAATTAGAAAGTAAACATCTTCCTGAATAACTTATACACATTGAACCATGAACAAAAGCTTCTATTTCACATTGTTCTGGTAAATTATCTCTCATCTGTTTTATTTCAATTAAAGTAAGTTCTCTAGCCATTACTATTCTCTTAACCCCTTGATCATACCAAAACTTCGCTGATCTCCAATTAACATTATTAGCTTGAGTACTTAAATGAATTTCTAATTCTGGAACAACTTCTCTAGCAGCAGATATTATTGCTGCATCTGATGCTATTATTGCATCAACACCTATTGTATATAAATCTCTTAAATAATCTTCAACCCCCATTAAATCTTCATTATGAGGAAAAACATTCATCGTCACATATACTTTTCTGTTTCTTTCGTGGGCATATTCTACACCCTCTTTTAATTGTTCATTTGTAAAATTATCAGCAAATGCTCTTAAATTAAGTTTGCTTCCTCCAAGGTATACTGCATCAGCTCCAAAATCTATTGCTATTTTAAGTTTATCTATATTTCCTGCTGGTGCTAAAATTTCTGGTCTTATCATTTTAAATTTACCTCCTCTTAGTAACTGCAATTCCATCTCCCATAGGTATGACAGATGTTATTAAGTCTTTATCGTGAGTAACTAATTCCAAATAAGTCCTCATTCTTTTTACTATAGTTATTTTTCTTCTTTTAACTAATTCTTGAGATGCAACCATTCCTCTAAATAGAACATTATCTGCTACTATTATACCATCTTTGTTAAGTAATCTTAAGCAATGAGGTAAAAAATGATTATAATGACCTTTGCCTGCATCCATAAAAATTAAATCAAAAGGTTCATTTAGCTTTTCTAAAATTTCTAAACAATCTCCTTCTTCAATCTTTATTTTATTGCTTAAATTAAACTTTTCTAAATTTAAAGTTGCGAGTTCTATCATTTTTTCATCACGTTCAATTGTTACAATATCTGGTTCTGTCCCTGAAGCTTCATACATTAGTATTGCTGAAAAACCTACTGCTGTTCCAAGTTCTAATATTCTTTTAGGTTTTTTCATACTAGTCATAAATTCAAGAAACACTCCTGTTTCCTTTTGAACGATAGGTACCCTATTTTCTCTTGCAAAATCTTCTATTTCTTTTAAAGTACCGTCTCTGTCAGTAATTAACCCTCTAATATACTCTTCCATATAGTCATATGTAATCTCACTCATAAATTTCCTCCATACTTCTAATATTATAAATACCCACATTCCAAGTTACGCTTATACCTTCTGTATATATACAAACTAGAAATAAGAGGGCTTGCTTTTGTGAAGTGTTACATCAGAAGATTTTGATTGTTGTGCTTCTTAGATTATAAGTTGTTCCAAAATGCTTGTTCAAAGCTTGCCTTTGAAGCAAGCGTTTTGGGTGCAACTTATGATCTTAGAAGCACCCATCAAAATCTTCAGTAACCGTAACAAATGCATGCCCTCTTATTTCGGCGGATTATACGCATAAGTACGAATGTACTAATATCCTAATTCTTTTTTCTTCTTTAAAAAGTCGTCATAATTATTAGTAAAATAATGAGAACTATCTTCTTGCAAAATATAATATAAATAATCAGTTTTTGCGGGACTTAATGCAGCTTTAATACAATCAATTCCCGGATTTGCTATAGGACCTACCGGTAGTCCTTTATACTTATAAACATTATATGGTGAATCTATTTCTAAATGCTTATTTAATACTACATCTACATGATATCCTAAAGAATAAATTACTGCAGCATCTAATTGAAGTTTCATATCCTTTTCTAATCTATTATAAATCACTGATGAAATTAATGGTCTGTCTTTTTCAACTCTTGCTTCTTTTTCTATCAAAGAAGCTATATTTATTATCTTTTCCACATCTTCATCTTTTATATCAACTTCAGTTTCATCTTTTACTTGTTTTAGCATCTCTTCAAACCTAGTTAACATAAGTTTAATTATAGAATTTGCATCTAAGTTTTTTCCTATCAAATATGTATCTGGATATAAAAAGCCTTCTAAATTATATCTTTTTTTATTATTAGCTTTAATGAATTTAGGCAATTCATAATTTTTAACTGCTTTTAAGAATTCATCTTTAGAGCAAATCTCTTTTTCTTCTAAATTGCTTGCAATATCTTCTATGGAATATCCTTCCGGAATTGTTAATTTCACCAAATCTTTATCATCAGCTGCGTCTTCAAGCGAATTTATCAAATTTACTAGTGTTGTGTTAGTATCTATTTCATATATACCTTCTCTTAATTTTATGTTTTTTTTATCTATAGCTAATTTTACTTTAATCAAAAGTTTATTGGATAATCTATCTTCTTTATCTAATTTATTTAATATATCATAAAATCCTTCACCTTGTTTTACTTCAATTAAAATCGTATTCTCACTAGATTTTAATGGTTTTTCTATAACTTTATTATAAGAATTAACAAAAATTAACACTATAACAAATATAAGAAATACAGATAACAATATTAATTTTCTAAAGGGTTTATATTTCTTCATAAACTTTCTCCTAGATATAATTAAAAGTAAATAATCTAATAAAGACTATTTACTTTTAATTATATTTATTTTGTTTAAGGCACATAAAAGAAATTTATCCACACAGTATGATGTAAAATATACACTCATACTTGTTTGTTATTTTTTGAATGTGCCACATATTTAAAATATTTTTAACAAAATTATTTTTTACTTCTGCTACTTGTTCTTCTTCTTTCAGAACTATCTAAAATTCTTTTTCTCATTCTTATGTTTTTTGGTGTAACTTCTACTAATTCATCACCATTTATGAATTCTAAACATTGTTCAAGAGACATTTCAAGTGGTGGAGTTAATTTTAATGCATCATCAGCACCTGATGATCTTGTATTAGTAAGTTTCTTCATTTTACATACATTAATTTCAAGATCATCTGCTCTTGCAGAAACACCAACAACCATACCACCATATACTGGAACACCAGCTCCTATGAATAATTGACCTCTTTCTTGAGCACTATATAATCCATATGCTATTGAATCTCCAGTTTCAAATGAAACTATTGATCCTCTACTTCTACCAGGAATTTCTCCTTTATATTTTTCATATGAATGGAATACGTGATTCATAATTCCATTACCCTTTGTATCAGTCATTAATTCACTTCTAAATCCAATAAGACCTCTAGCTGGAACTGTGAATTCTAATCTTGTATATCCATTTACTGCTGATGTCATATTAACCATTTCAGCTTTTCTAGGCCCTAATTTTTCCATAACAGGTCCCATAAATTCTTCTGGAACATCAATTGTTAAGTACTCCATTGGCTCTTCCTTGTGGCCATTATGTTCTCTAAATATAACATTTGCTTTTGAAACTTGGAATTCATATCCTTCTCTTCTCATTGTTTCAATTAAAACTGAAAGATGAAGTTCTCCTCTTCCTGAAACTTCAAAACAATCTGGAGTAAGTTCATTTACTCTTAAACTTACATTTGTTTCAAGTTCTTTCATTAATCTATCTCTTAAATGTCTTGATGTTACAAAGTCACCTTCTTGACCTGCAAATGGTGAATCATTAACCATGAAGTTCATGTTTAATGTTGGTTCATCTATTTCTAAAAATGGTAATGCTTCTGGCGATGAAGAATCTGCTATAGTATCACCAATATTAGCATCAAGAACACCACTTACTGCAACTATATCTCCCATTGAAGCTTCTTCTGCTTCTTCTCTTTTTAATCCCTTGTATGTAAATATGCTAGTTATTTTGAAATTACCATTTGATCCATCATTCTTTAATAAAGTAACAGTTTGATTTCTCTTTACTGTACCTCTGTGTATTTTACCAATTGCAATTTTCCCAACAAATGCATTTGTATCTAATGTACTAACAAGCATTTGAAGTGGTTCATCCGCATAACCTTCTGGTGGTGCAACATATTTTACTATTGTGTCAAATATAGGAGTCATATCGCTATTTTCATCATCTACATTATGTTTTGCATAACCTTCTCTAGCTGATGCATAAATAATTTGGAAATCTAATTGTTCATCATTTGCTCCTAGTTCTACAAATAGGTCAAATACTTCATCAATAACATCTGTTGGTCTAGCATTTGGTTTATCTATTTTGTTAATTATAACTATTGGTTTTAAACCTAGTTCTAATGATTTCTTTAAAACGAATTTAGTTTGTGGCATTGGTCCTTCATATGAGTCAACAACAAGCAAAACTGAGTCAACCATCTTAAGTACACGTTCAACTTCTCCGCCAAAATCTGCATGTCCTGGTGTATCTACTATATTTATTTTTATATCATTATAAATTACTGCAGTATTTTTCGAAAGAATTGTAATTCCTCTTTCTTTTTCTAAGTCATTAGAATCCATTACTCTTTCTTCTACTTTTTCATTAGCTCTAAATGTATGACTTTGTCTAAGTAATGCATCTACTAAAGTTGTCTTACCATGGTCAACGTGGGCTATGATAGCAATATTTCTTATGTCTTCTCTTTTAATTAATTCCATTTTTTTATTCCTCCAAACAGCATTAAACTGCAAATTTTTCTTTTTATCTGATGCCTAGCCGTTCTAACAGTCTCATATCTTTAAACTATGTAGCTAAGAACGTCACGGCCCTAGATAAGTTCAACTAAATTCAACTGGAGTAAAAAACTCCACCTAAAAAGTTTCACTTTATTAGTTTGTCTCTAGTTATGTAATAAATAAGTAAAAATTTAAGTATAAATTGTAAATAATTTCTTATCAAATCCTATATTTAGAAAATCCTGTTTCTCATTAAATATAAACTTAGTTAAATCTACTTATATGTCAATGTAAACCTATAACTGTTTTTTTCCAAAAGAAAATTGGATACTTAACGCATCCAATTTCCTACACAACTATTGTTAATTTTACTCTTTTCATCAAAAAAAGTCAACCCTATTATAAATATTTATAAAATTTATAATTTTAAAAATAATTAGCTTTCATATTTAGCCATTTATCTTTCTTTAGATATTTTAAAATTCCATAATTATTGGTAATATCATAGGTTTTCTCTTAGTCTTTTCATAAAGGAATTCTCTAAGTTCATCCCTCATTTTAGACTTTAATGTTGCCCAATCAGTGATTTGTCTTTCTTCACAATCTCTAAGCACTGACTTTACAATTTCTCTTGCTTCATCCATAAGTCCTTCTGATTCTCTTACATATACGAATCCTCTCGAAATTATATCTGGTCCAGATACAACTTTACCACTTTGTTTCTCAATTGTAACTACAATTGTTAAAATACCATCTTGTGAAAGATGTTTTCTATCTCTTAAGACAATATTTCCAACATCTCCAACTCCAAGTCCATCAACAAAGACTTGCCCTGAAATAACAGTACCATTTTTTTTAATATAATTCCTTGCAACTTCAATTATATCGCCATTCTCAGGTATCAATAAGTTTTTCTCTGGAAGTCCAAGTTCCATTGCTAATTCTCCATGTTGTTTCAAATGTCTATACTCTCCATGAACTGGAATGAAAAATCTTGGCTTAACTAATGAGTGCATTAATTTCAGTTCTTCTTGGCAAGCATGACCTGATACATGAATCTTTTCTTGAGAATCATATATTACCTCTGCACCTTTTTTAAACAATAGATTTACAACCTTTGAAACTAATTTTTCATTTCCAGGTATTGGTGTTGCTGAAATAATAACTGTATCTCCTGGTACTACATTAATTTTCCTATGTTCTGAAGCAGCCATTCTTGCAAGTGCAGACATTGGCTCTCCTTGGCTACCAGTTGTTATTATTACAACTTTATCATTGGGATATTTTGAAATTTGATCTACTGGTATAAGTACATCTGTTCCAATTGTAAGGTATCCAAGTTCTACTGCTACTTGAACAATATTCTCCATACTTCTTCCAGACACCGCGACCTTTTTTTCATAAGCCTCTGCTGCTGTAATAATTTGTTGAATTCTATGAACATTAGATGCAAATGTAGCAACTAGTATTCTACCTTTTGCTTTATTAAATAGCCTTAAAAAAGTTTCCCCTACAACTCTTTCTGTCATGGTATACCCTGGCCTTTCAACATTTGTTGAATCAGCCATCATTACCAAAACACCTTTTCTTCCGAGTTCTGCTAATCTCCCAAAATCCATCATTTCTCCATCGATTGGTGTATAATCAACTTTAAAATCTCCTGTATGAAGTATTACTCCAAGTGGTGTATGAATCGCAATTGCAACTGAATCTGCAATTGAATGATTCACTTTTATGAATTCTACTGAAACGCTGTCTAATTTAATTATATCTTTTGGCTTAACTCTTACTAATTCTGTTGAAGCAAGCAGTCCGTGTTCTTTTAGTTTTGTCTCAACTATACCAAGAGTAAGCTTAGTGCCATAAACTGGAACATTCAATTGTTTTAATACATATGGTAATGCTCCTATATGGTCTTCATGTCCATGAGTTAAAAATATTCCTTTAATCTTGTCTAAATTCTTAAGTAGATATGAAACATCAGGTATTACAATATCTATTCCAAACATATCGTCATCTGGGAATTTCAATCCACAATCTATTATTATAATATCATCCTTATATTCAATAGCTGTTATGTTTTTCCCAATTTCGTTTATGCCGCCAAGAGGAATTATCTTTATCTTCGCTCTTTCATTTTTCATATTTCCCCTCCTTTTCCTATATTATTTATAAACAAAGGTTACTTTTTAATCAAAAGTCCTTCTATTCATCATTAAGCTTTTTTTGACATTCATCACATAATCCATAAAATTTTACACTATGATCTAGAATTTTGAATTTATATTGTTTATCAATACTTGCTTCAAGTTCTTCTAACAAATCATCTTGAACTTCTAAAACTTTATGACAAGTATTACAAATAAGATGATGATGCCTGTGTGTTTCATTTGAATGTACAATTTCATATCTACTGCATCCATCATTTAAATCTAATCTAGATATAACACCTAGTTCTTCTAACAAAAGAATAGTTCTATACACTGTTGCCAAACCAATTTCCGGACAACTTTTTTTCACTTTATCATATATTTCTTCTGCTGTTAAATGGTTACCTTCATTATCAATAATTGTATCAACAATAGATCTTCTTTGTGGTGTTAATTTATAACCCTTCTTTTTTAAATCTTCTTTCAAGGCATTCATATCAATTAAATTTGATACATCCATACATAATACCCCACTCTTCTCATTAAATTTACGTTAAAACTAATTAATTTTCACGTACTAATTAAGACACTTAATTTAAATACTATTCTATCTCTAAACCATCTTCATTCATGAGTGTGTCATAAGTTTCTAATACCATTTCAAATTCTTCATCTTCATCTTCTAGAGCTATAAACACTTCACTACCATCTTCATCTTTGAAAATTTTAAAAGCATATGCATCCTCACTATCTTCAAATGCTGGCGCTGCAATTATATACTGTCCCTTTAATTTTTCTATTTCAAAGTATATAATAACCTCA is a window encoding:
- a CDS encoding peptidase U32 family protein, coding for MIRPEILAPAGNIDKLKIAIDFGADAVYLGGSKLNLRAFADNFTNEQLKEGVEYAHERNRKVYVTMNVFPHNEDLMGVEDYLRDLYTIGVDAIIASDAAIISAAREVVPELEIHLSTQANNVNWRSAKFWYDQGVKRIVMARELTLIEIKQMRDNLPEQCEIEAFVHGSMCISYSGRCLLSNYMVGRDANRGACAQPCRYNYSLVEEKRPGEYYPIVEDENGTYIMNSKDLCMIEHIDDVINAGVYSLKIEGRMKSLYYVAAVVKSYKQAVDAYMKDPENYKFDPKWIENLNNVSHRQYHTGFYYGQNNEQVYEDSGYIRNADIVGIVRAYDEETKTATIEHKNKVLNGDTVEVLRAEGDNFEIVLHDMTEENGTSIEKAARAQMTYKVKVEIPLMPKDLLIKNKE
- a CDS encoding O-methyltransferase — protein: MSEITYDYMEEYIRGLITDRDGTLKEIEDFARENRVPIVQKETGVFLEFMTSMKKPKRILELGTAVGFSAILMYEASGTEPDIVTIERDEKMIELATLNLEKFNLSNKIKIEEGDCLEILEKLNEPFDLIFMDAGKGHYNHFLPHCLRLLNKDGIIVADNVLFRGMVASQELVKRRKITIVKRMRTYLELVTHDKDLITSVIPMGDGIAVTKRR
- the mltG gene encoding endolytic transglycosylase MltG produces the protein MKKYKPFRKLILLSVFLIFVIVLIFVNSYNKVIEKPLKSSENTILIEVKQGEGFYDILNKLDKEDRLSNKLLIKVKLAIDKKNIKLREGIYEIDTNTTLVNLINSLEDAADDKDLVKLTIPEGYSIEDIASNLEEKEICSKDEFLKAVKNYELPKFIKANNKKRYNLEGFLYPDTYLIGKNLDANSIIKLMLTRFEEMLKQVKDETEVDIKDEDVEKIINIASLIEKEARVEKDRPLISSVIYNRLEKDMKLQLDAAVIYSLGYHVDVVLNKHLEIDSPYNVYKYKGLPVGPIANPGIDCIKAALSPAKTDYLYYILQEDSSHYFTNNYDDFLKKKKELGY
- the typA gene encoding translational GTPase TypA; translated protein: MELIKREDIRNIAIIAHVDHGKTTLVDALLRQSHTFRANEKVEERVMDSNDLEKERGITILSKNTAVIYNDIKINIVDTPGHADFGGEVERVLKMVDSVLLVVDSYEGPMPQTKFVLKKSLELGLKPIVIINKIDKPNARPTDVIDEVFDLFVELGANDEQLDFQIIYASAREGYAKHNVDDENSDMTPIFDTIVKYVAPPEGYADEPLQMLVSTLDTNAFVGKIAIGKIHRGTVKRNQTVTLLKNDGSNGNFKITSIFTYKGLKREEAEEASMGDIVAVSGVLDANIGDTIADSSSPEALPFLEIDEPTLNMNFMVNDSPFAGQEGDFVTSRHLRDRLMKELETNVSLRVNELTPDCFEVSGRGELHLSVLIETMRREGYEFQVSKANVIFREHNGHKEEPMEYLTIDVPEEFMGPVMEKLGPRKAEMVNMTSAVNGYTRLEFTVPARGLIGFRSELMTDTKGNGIMNHVFHSYEKYKGEIPGRSRGSIVSFETGDSIAYGLYSAQERGQLFIGAGVPVYGGMVVGVSARADDLEINVCKMKKLTNTRSSGADDALKLTPPLEMSLEQCLEFINGDELVEVTPKNIRMRKRILDSSERRRTSSRSKK
- a CDS encoding ribonuclease J, which encodes MKNERAKIKIIPLGGINEIGKNITAIEYKDDIIIIDCGLKFPDDDMFGIDIVIPDVSYLLKNLDKIKGIFLTHGHEDHIGALPYVLKQLNVPVYGTKLTLGIVETKLKEHGLLASTELVRVKPKDIIKLDSVSVEFIKVNHSIADSVAIAIHTPLGVILHTGDFKVDYTPIDGEMMDFGRLAELGRKGVLVMMADSTNVERPGYTMTERVVGETFLRLFNKAKGRILVATFASNVHRIQQIITAAEAYEKKVAVSGRSMENIVQVAVELGYLTIGTDVLIPVDQISKYPNDKVVIITTGSQGEPMSALARMAASEHRKINVVPGDTVIISATPIPGNEKLVSKVVNLLFKKGAEVIYDSQEKIHVSGHACQEELKLMHSLVKPRFFIPVHGEYRHLKQHGELAMELGLPEKNLLIPENGDIIEVARNYIKKNGTVISGQVFVDGLGVGDVGNIVLRDRKHLSQDGILTIVVTIEKQSGKVVSGPDIISRGFVYVRESEGLMDEAREIVKSVLRDCEERQITDWATLKSKMRDELREFLYEKTKRKPMILPIIMEF
- a CDS encoding Fur family transcriptional regulator, with translation MDVSNLIDMNALKEDLKKKGYKLTPQRRSIVDTIIDNEGNHLTAEEIYDKVKKSCPEIGLATVYRTILLLEELGVISRLDLNDGCSRYEIVHSNETHRHHHLICNTCHKVLEVQDDLLEELEASIDKQYKFKILDHSVKFYGLCDECQKKLNDE
- a CDS encoding DUF1292 domain-containing protein, whose product is MDKDAKYVYIPDQDGNDVKFEVIIYFEIEKLKGQYIIAAPAFEDSEDAYAFKIFKDEDGSEVFIALEDEDEEFEMVLETYDTLMNEDGLEIE